One Cellulosimicrobium protaetiae genomic region harbors:
- a CDS encoding type II toxin-antitoxin system RatA family toxin: MPVVESSLVVPVDPATAFAVSQTTGVVRLRWDPFIRNQRFLDGATTPAKGVRTFTRHRSGLSMVSEYVSYNPPTNVGMRMVRGSWFFENLAGGWRFAPDPSGGTRATWRYSFRCRPRWLAPLAERVGSWVLGRDVDHRIAGFARGCADPVVLAAVRDSPRPSP; the protein is encoded by the coding sequence ATGCCCGTGGTCGAGTCCTCGCTCGTGGTCCCCGTCGACCCCGCGACCGCGTTCGCGGTCTCGCAGACGACCGGAGTCGTCCGCCTGCGATGGGACCCGTTCATCCGGAACCAGCGCTTCCTCGACGGCGCGACGACGCCCGCGAAGGGCGTGCGCACCTTCACCCGGCACCGCAGCGGGCTGTCGATGGTGAGCGAGTACGTCTCCTACAACCCGCCGACGAACGTCGGGATGCGCATGGTCCGCGGGTCGTGGTTCTTCGAGAACCTCGCGGGCGGGTGGCGCTTCGCCCCCGACCCGTCCGGCGGCACGCGCGCCACGTGGCGGTACTCCTTCCGGTGCCGTCCTCGCTGGCTCGCGCCCCTCGCCGAGCGCGTCGGCTCGTGGGTCCTCGGTCGCGACGTCGACCACCGGATCGCGGGCTTCGCGCGCGGCTGCGCCGACCCGGTCGTCCTCGCCGCGGTGCGCGACAGCCCTCGACCGTCGCCCTGA
- a CDS encoding RNA polymerase sigma-70 factor: protein MSDDPFVRHRSLLFTVAYEMLGSAADAEDVVQETWLRWADVDREQVRDARAYLVRIVTRQSLNRLRTLARRREDYVGEWLPEPLLTSPDVAEDVELAESVSMAMLTVLETLGPTERAVFVLREVFDVPFDEIAEAVGKSPAAVRQVAHRARGHVAARRPRVQVDRTEQERVVERFLASVLTGDLQGLLDVLAPDVIAVADGGGLARAARKPVVGAERVAAFLVGGVRKTPGVLTAATVWLNGAPGLLLELDGELATAVAVTVDGGRITHLFAVANPHKLERVAAEAVLAR from the coding sequence ATGAGCGACGACCCCTTCGTCCGCCACCGCAGCCTGCTCTTCACCGTCGCCTACGAGATGCTCGGCTCCGCCGCCGACGCGGAGGACGTCGTCCAGGAGACGTGGCTGCGGTGGGCGGACGTCGACCGTGAGCAGGTGCGGGACGCCCGCGCGTACCTCGTACGGATCGTCACGCGGCAGTCGCTCAACCGGCTGCGGACCCTGGCCCGGCGCCGGGAGGACTACGTCGGGGAGTGGCTGCCCGAGCCGCTGCTCACCAGCCCGGACGTCGCCGAGGACGTCGAGCTCGCGGAGAGCGTCTCGATGGCGATGCTCACGGTGCTCGAGACGCTCGGCCCGACCGAGCGCGCGGTCTTCGTGCTGCGCGAGGTGTTCGACGTGCCGTTCGACGAGATCGCCGAGGCGGTCGGCAAGTCGCCGGCCGCCGTGCGGCAGGTGGCGCACCGGGCGCGCGGCCACGTCGCCGCGCGGCGCCCGCGCGTCCAGGTCGACCGGACCGAGCAGGAGCGCGTCGTCGAACGGTTCCTCGCGTCCGTCCTCACGGGCGACCTCCAGGGCCTCCTCGACGTCCTCGCTCCCGACGTCATCGCCGTGGCCGACGGCGGTGGCCTCGCCAGGGCGGCACGCAAGCCGGTCGTCGGCGCCGAGCGGGTCGCGGCGTTCCTCGTGGGCGGCGTGCGCAAGACCCCGGGCGTGCTCACGGCGGCGACGGTCTGGCTGAACGGTGCGCCAGGGCTGCTGCTGGAGCTGGACGGCGAGCTGGCCACGGCGGTCGCCGTGACCGTCGATGGCGGCCGCATCACGCACCTCTTCGCGGTCGCCAACCCGCACAAGCTCGAGCGCGTCGCCGCCGAGGCGGTCCTGGCGCGGTGA
- the lysX gene encoding bifunctional lysylphosphatidylglycerol synthetase/lysine--tRNA ligase LysX — translation MVTNAPRPGPSPTRRERPDGASPWAEAVARWGGRVLQLYALWLLLGLLFRPVARHAERPVAEVLSVLNVPSYPSLFSAVVVGLVASGFLRRRRVALWFVILVWQLPSALVMLLAVVLDRADPTAGVLDDVHWTAYAGGAVGLVLTVVLIAARRAFPARIARGAWWAAGLVLLLGISLAAAIVTALLWVVPSSLDTPAERIGWATGVSVGLSPHEEPFAIDGSAPGWLALVGGLVAGAALLLAVVVFLRTGPRDAARPPDEELALRRLLLEHPSDDSLEYFATRDDRDAIFSADGRAAVSYRVVSGVVLAAGDPLGDPASWPDAIDRTLTFARRNGWAPGVVSASEKGARAYRDAGLAVLTMGDEAIVETREFDLAATSMRPVRHAVARPRREGYTVRLRRQREIPADELAALARAADEWRHGEDERGFSMALERLGSPRDPRVLVVTAHDRDGEPRGLLTFVPWGRKGVSLDYMRRSPDALPGVTELMISTLASEGAGMAIDRVSLNFAMFRGLIEQGESVAANPWQRFLRRLVLAASRWWQLDQLYRSNQKYEPRWRTRYLCYAAPAQLTSVTVAAGQAEGFVPLWPAPRTARAGAGASADAELGTAVREQEDALLALDVPTQRLTDQERARRAKLDVLAAAGMPAYPVGVPRTHRLVQVDELLLGHVVSVSGRVVRLRDLGGVCFAVLREENHERQVLLTADGAADLALWRRVVDLADQVSVTGTVVRSRTGELSVHAESWVMASKSLKAPPDKFRGLADPETRMRLRHVDLALDTTASVTLRGRSAAVHALRTSLVERGFIEVETPILQRVHGGANARPFRTHINAYDMDLYLRIAPELFLKQLAIGGIERVFELGRNFRNEGADATHNPEFTSLEAYQAFGDYTTMRHLTRELVVAAAVAVHGDAVSRRPDGSEVRLDGEWPVVTVHDAVSRAVGAEVTPDTPEPELHALCARFGIEVGEDETHGAVVNEMYDRLVEGQTVEPTFYTDFPVETSPLTRVHRRDPRLAERWDLVGFGAELGTAYSELIDPIDQRERFTQQSLLAAAGDPEAMEIDEDFLSALEFAMPPTGGLGLGVDRIYMTIIGASIRETLAFPFVKPQRRS, via the coding sequence ATGGTCACGAACGCGCCACGTCCCGGACCGTCGCCCACCCGCCGTGAGCGGCCCGACGGCGCGTCGCCGTGGGCCGAGGCCGTCGCCCGCTGGGGTGGGCGGGTGCTGCAGCTCTACGCCCTCTGGCTCCTGCTCGGGCTGCTCTTCCGGCCGGTCGCGCGGCACGCCGAGCGCCCCGTGGCGGAGGTGCTGTCGGTCCTCAACGTCCCGTCGTACCCGTCGCTCTTCTCCGCGGTCGTCGTCGGCCTCGTCGCGAGCGGGTTCCTGCGCCGACGGCGCGTCGCGCTGTGGTTCGTGATCCTCGTCTGGCAGCTCCCGTCGGCGCTCGTCATGCTGCTCGCGGTCGTGCTCGACCGCGCCGACCCCACCGCCGGGGTCCTCGACGACGTGCACTGGACCGCGTACGCGGGCGGCGCCGTCGGCCTCGTCCTGACCGTCGTGCTGATCGCCGCCCGCCGCGCCTTCCCCGCCCGCATCGCGCGCGGCGCGTGGTGGGCCGCGGGTCTCGTCCTCCTGCTCGGCATCTCGCTCGCCGCGGCGATCGTCACCGCGCTCCTGTGGGTCGTCCCGTCGAGCCTCGACACGCCGGCGGAGCGGATCGGGTGGGCGACGGGTGTGTCGGTCGGCCTGTCGCCGCACGAGGAGCCGTTCGCCATCGACGGCAGCGCGCCGGGCTGGCTCGCGCTCGTGGGCGGCCTCGTCGCCGGGGCGGCGCTCCTGCTGGCCGTCGTCGTGTTCCTGCGCACCGGTCCGCGCGACGCGGCCCGCCCGCCCGACGAGGAGCTCGCCCTGCGTCGCCTGCTGCTGGAGCACCCGAGCGACGACTCGCTCGAGTACTTCGCGACGCGCGACGACCGCGACGCCATCTTCTCCGCCGACGGCCGCGCCGCCGTCTCCTACCGGGTCGTGAGCGGGGTCGTGCTCGCCGCGGGCGACCCGCTCGGCGACCCGGCGTCCTGGCCCGACGCGATCGACCGGACCCTGACCTTCGCCCGTCGCAACGGCTGGGCGCCCGGCGTGGTGTCCGCGAGCGAGAAGGGTGCGCGCGCCTATCGCGACGCGGGGCTCGCCGTGCTCACGATGGGCGACGAGGCGATCGTCGAGACGCGCGAGTTCGACCTCGCGGCGACGTCGATGCGTCCCGTGCGGCACGCCGTCGCCCGCCCTCGGCGCGAGGGGTACACGGTGCGGCTGCGCCGCCAGCGCGAGATCCCGGCGGACGAGCTCGCGGCCCTCGCGCGCGCCGCCGACGAGTGGCGGCACGGTGAGGACGAGCGCGGGTTCTCGATGGCGCTCGAACGGCTCGGCAGCCCGCGCGACCCGCGCGTCCTCGTCGTCACCGCGCACGACCGCGACGGCGAGCCGCGCGGCCTGCTCACCTTCGTGCCGTGGGGGCGCAAGGGCGTCTCGCTCGACTACATGCGCCGCTCGCCGGACGCGCTCCCCGGGGTCACGGAGCTCATGATCTCGACGCTGGCGAGCGAGGGCGCCGGGATGGCGATCGACCGGGTCTCCCTGAACTTCGCGATGTTCCGCGGGCTCATCGAGCAGGGCGAGTCGGTCGCCGCGAACCCGTGGCAACGGTTCCTGCGCCGGCTCGTGCTGGCCGCGTCGCGGTGGTGGCAGCTCGACCAGCTCTACCGGTCCAACCAGAAGTACGAACCGCGGTGGCGCACGCGCTACCTCTGCTACGCGGCGCCCGCGCAGCTCACCTCCGTGACGGTCGCGGCCGGGCAGGCGGAGGGCTTCGTCCCGCTGTGGCCGGCCCCGCGGACCGCCCGGGCCGGGGCTGGTGCGTCCGCCGACGCCGAGCTCGGCACGGCCGTGCGGGAGCAGGAGGACGCGCTCCTCGCTCTCGACGTCCCGACGCAGCGGCTCACCGACCAGGAGCGCGCGCGCCGCGCGAAGCTCGACGTGCTCGCGGCCGCCGGCATGCCGGCCTACCCGGTGGGCGTCCCGCGCACGCACCGGCTCGTGCAGGTCGACGAGCTGCTGCTCGGCCACGTCGTGTCCGTCTCCGGGAGGGTCGTGCGGCTGCGCGACCTCGGCGGCGTGTGCTTCGCCGTCCTGCGCGAGGAGAACCACGAGCGCCAGGTGCTGCTCACGGCCGACGGCGCCGCGGACCTCGCGCTGTGGCGGCGCGTCGTCGACCTCGCGGACCAGGTGAGCGTCACCGGGACGGTCGTGCGCAGCCGCACCGGGGAGCTCTCCGTGCACGCGGAGTCGTGGGTCATGGCGTCCAAGTCGCTCAAGGCCCCGCCGGACAAGTTCCGCGGGCTCGCCGACCCCGAGACGCGCATGCGCCTGCGGCACGTCGACCTCGCGCTCGACACCACGGCGTCCGTGACGCTCCGGGGCCGGTCCGCGGCGGTCCACGCGCTGCGGACGTCGCTCGTCGAGCGCGGGTTCATCGAGGTCGAGACGCCCATCCTGCAACGCGTCCACGGCGGGGCGAACGCGCGCCCGTTCCGCACGCACATCAACGCGTACGACATGGACCTGTACCTGCGCATCGCGCCCGAGCTGTTCCTCAAGCAGCTCGCGATCGGCGGTATCGAGCGCGTCTTCGAGCTCGGCCGCAACTTCCGCAACGAGGGGGCGGACGCGACGCACAACCCCGAGTTCACGTCGCTCGAGGCCTACCAGGCGTTCGGCGACTACACGACGATGCGCCACCTCACGCGCGAGCTCGTCGTCGCGGCGGCGGTCGCGGTGCACGGTGACGCCGTCTCGCGCCGCCCCGACGGGAGCGAGGTCCGGCTCGACGGCGAGTGGCCCGTCGTCACCGTGCACGACGCGGTCTCGCGCGCCGTCGGCGCCGAGGTCACGCCCGACACCCCCGAGCCCGAGCTGCACGCCCTGTGCGCGCGGTTCGGCATCGAGGTCGGCGAGGACGAGACGCACGGCGCCGTCGTCAACGAGATGTACGACCGCCTCGTGGAGGGCCAGACCGTCGAGCCCACGTTCTACACCGACTTCCCGGTCGAGACGTCGCCGCTCACGCGCGTCCACCGCCGCGACCCCCGGCTCGCGGAGCGGTGGGACCTCGTCGGGTTCGGTGCCGAGCTGGGCACGGCGTACTCCGAGCTCATCGACCCGATCGACCAGCGCGAGCGGTTCACGCAGCAGTCGCTCCTCGCGGCGGCGGGCGACCCCGAGGCGATGGAGATCGACGAGGACTTCCTGTCGGCGCTCGAGTTCGCCATGCCGCCCACGGGTGGCCTCGGCCTCGGCGTCGACCGGATCTACATGACGATCATCGGGGCGTCGATCCGCGAGACCCTCGCGTTCCCGTTCGTGAAGCCCCAGCGCCGGTCCTGA
- a CDS encoding dicarboxylate/amino acid:cation symporter — protein sequence MGPQDAAGEVPNGLTTTLDTIGSSFVTLLKAVVPPLIFTAIVASIANLRTVTNAARLAGQTLLWFAITAAISVAVGIGLGLLFQPGNRASVSLDAASEPGRTGTWLDFLNGLIPGNVLGLGASTQVEVTDAGASASTSVSFNVLQILVVALVIGIAALKSGKKADPFLAFNRSALAIVQKVLWWIIRLAPIGTAGLIGYAIAAYGWTSLASLAWFAVAIYVGLAVVLFVVYPILLRTNGLKISSYFKGAWPAIQLAFVSRSSIGTLPVTQRVTERNLGVPSEYASFAVPLAATTKMDGCASIYPAISAIFVAQIFGIDLSITDYLLIAFVSVVGSAATAGLTGAIVMLTLTLSTVGLPLAGVGLLLAIDPILDMGRTAVNVAGQALVPTIVAKREGILDLEQYEAATAEDLFVDEDDASSEATTEATAPAETTKPTPSGEKEPVGAPA from the coding sequence ATGGGCCCGCAGGACGCGGCCGGTGAGGTCCCCAACGGCCTGACGACCACGCTCGACACCATCGGCTCGTCGTTCGTCACGCTGCTCAAGGCCGTCGTGCCGCCGCTGATCTTCACAGCGATCGTCGCGTCGATCGCGAACCTGCGCACCGTCACCAACGCCGCGCGCCTCGCCGGCCAGACGCTCCTGTGGTTCGCCATCACCGCCGCGATCTCCGTGGCCGTCGGCATCGGCCTGGGCCTGCTGTTCCAGCCGGGCAACCGCGCGTCGGTCTCGCTCGACGCCGCGTCCGAGCCGGGCCGCACCGGCACGTGGCTCGACTTCCTCAACGGCCTCATCCCGGGCAACGTCCTGGGCCTCGGCGCGAGCACGCAGGTCGAGGTGACCGACGCCGGTGCGAGCGCCAGCACGTCGGTGAGCTTCAACGTGCTCCAGATCCTCGTCGTCGCGCTCGTCATCGGCATCGCCGCGCTCAAGTCGGGCAAGAAGGCCGACCCGTTCCTCGCGTTCAACCGCTCCGCGCTCGCGATCGTGCAGAAGGTCCTGTGGTGGATCATCCGCCTCGCGCCGATCGGCACCGCCGGCCTCATCGGCTACGCCATCGCGGCGTACGGCTGGACGTCGCTCGCGTCGCTCGCGTGGTTCGCCGTCGCGATCTACGTCGGCCTCGCGGTCGTGCTGTTCGTGGTCTACCCGATCCTGCTGCGCACCAACGGTCTGAAGATCTCGAGCTACTTCAAGGGCGCGTGGCCCGCGATCCAGCTCGCGTTCGTCTCGCGCTCCTCGATCGGCACGCTGCCCGTGACGCAGCGCGTCACCGAGCGCAACCTCGGTGTCCCGAGCGAGTACGCGTCGTTCGCCGTGCCGCTGGCCGCGACCACCAAGATGGACGGTTGCGCCTCGATCTACCCGGCCATCTCGGCGATCTTCGTCGCGCAGATCTTCGGCATCGACCTGTCGATCACCGACTACCTGCTCATCGCGTTCGTGTCCGTCGTCGGCTCCGCCGCGACCGCGGGCCTCACCGGCGCGATCGTCATGCTGACCCTCACGCTCTCGACCGTGGGCCTGCCGCTCGCGGGCGTCGGCCTGCTGCTCGCGATCGACCCGATCCTCGACATGGGCCGCACCGCGGTGAACGTCGCGGGCCAGGCGCTCGTGCCGACCATCGTGGCCAAGCGCGAGGGCATCCTCGACCTCGAGCAGTACGAGGCCGCCACGGCCGAGGACCTCTTCGTGGACGAGGACGACGCGTCGTCCGAGGCGACCACCGAGGCCACGGCACCGGCCGAGACCACGAAGCCCACGCCGTCGGGCGAGAAGGAGCCGGTAGGCGCCCCCGCCTGA
- a CDS encoding TraR/DksA family transcriptional regulator, with the protein MTTPDRRAPVPDDDARARLRAVRADAAARLRALRAEVAGIVEASRDSNADDEHDPDGATIAFERAQVDALARDAAGRVEEADAALARLDAGTYGVCEGCGLPIAVGRLEARPTARTCVGCASR; encoded by the coding sequence ATGACGACACCAGACCGCCGGGCGCCCGTCCCGGACGACGACGCCCGCGCGCGGCTGCGCGCCGTCCGGGCCGACGCCGCCGCGCGCCTGCGTGCGTTGCGTGCGGAGGTCGCGGGCATCGTCGAGGCCTCGCGCGACTCGAACGCCGACGACGAGCACGACCCGGACGGCGCGACCATCGCGTTCGAGCGCGCCCAGGTGGACGCGCTCGCGCGCGACGCCGCGGGGCGGGTCGAGGAGGCCGACGCCGCGCTCGCCCGCCTCGACGCGGGCACGTACGGCGTGTGCGAGGGGTGCGGGCTGCCGATCGCCGTCGGGCGCCTGGAGGCCCGCCCGACGGCGCGGACCTGCGTCGGGTGCGCGTCCCGCTGA
- a CDS encoding quinone oxidoreductase family protein, with product MSTVVVFEAFGGPETLRVDDEEVGEPGPGQVRVANRVVGVNPADLKRLAGSFGGRVPGVLGFEAAGVVDAVGPDVPDLVPGDEVVWHGTGAQRELSLVRADHVRRKPASVPFAQAAVLPVAAATAFSALVQADVGEGDVVLLHGASGGVGSAAVQIATALGARVVGTASPANHDYLRGLGATPVAYGPGLVDAVRGLPDGLDEVSVVVDLVGSAETVAATVALLGDDLAPASAEDPPSAVTIVGTDASRAAGVVDKVDAKGALDEVLALAEDGRLRAEVSARFALADAAEALRLVAGGHVRGKVVLDVG from the coding sequence ATGAGCACGGTCGTCGTCTTCGAGGCCTTCGGCGGGCCGGAGACGCTGCGGGTCGACGACGAGGAGGTCGGGGAACCCGGGCCCGGTCAGGTCCGCGTCGCGAACCGCGTCGTCGGGGTCAACCCCGCGGACCTCAAGCGGCTCGCCGGGTCGTTCGGGGGCCGCGTGCCCGGCGTCCTGGGGTTCGAGGCCGCGGGCGTGGTCGACGCCGTCGGGCCCGACGTGCCCGACCTCGTCCCGGGTGACGAGGTCGTGTGGCACGGGACCGGCGCGCAGCGCGAGCTGTCGCTCGTGCGCGCCGACCACGTCCGGCGCAAGCCCGCGTCCGTGCCCTTCGCGCAGGCGGCCGTGCTGCCGGTCGCCGCGGCGACCGCGTTCTCGGCGCTCGTCCAGGCCGACGTGGGCGAGGGCGACGTGGTGCTGCTGCACGGCGCGAGCGGGGGCGTCGGCTCGGCCGCGGTCCAGATCGCGACCGCGCTGGGGGCGCGCGTCGTCGGGACGGCGTCCCCGGCGAACCACGACTACCTGCGCGGGCTCGGCGCGACCCCGGTGGCGTACGGCCCGGGCCTGGTCGACGCGGTGCGCGGCCTGCCGGACGGCCTGGACGAGGTGAGCGTCGTCGTCGACCTGGTCGGCTCCGCCGAGACGGTCGCGGCGACGGTCGCGCTGCTCGGCGACGACCTCGCCCCGGCGAGCGCCGAGGACCCGCCGAGCGCGGTGACGATCGTCGGGACGGACGCGTCGCGCGCCGCGGGCGTCGTCGACAAGGTCGACGCGAAGGGCGCGCTCGACGAGGTGCTCGCGCTCGCGGAGGACGGGCGGCTCCGCGCCGAGGTCTCCGCGCGGTTCGCCCTGGCCGACGCAGCGGAGGCGCTCCGCCTCGTCGCCGGCGGGCACGTCCGGGGCAAGGTCGTCCTCGACGTCGGGTGA
- a CDS encoding penicillin-binding transpeptidase domain-containing protein: MSSVAHDHGRTTRQGRPRLRRRGVRWASAAALAPVLALPLAACTPDRPEAKDAAAALAQAIEAGDVSGLEFRNGAAKDVQGHLEAVLEPLAPFERTVEVSAVDVVEEGDDAGDRATATLAYTWEVAGEQAWEYTTTAELTFAEASGGEEGPGAWDVVWEPDVLVPELGQGDRIAVNRVAAVRAGILGAADVPIVQDRPVYRIGVDKTLVASGAWDRAARDLAGVVGLDPEEYAQRVVGAGEKAFVEAITVRTEDTAGVDVEAARAVDGVRVVDDEMPLAPTREFARPILGRVGDATAEIVEESEGAVAAGDQVGLSGLQRQYDEQLRGVPGLSIEIVPGEGAEGEPTEVFAVDPVDGTPLSTTLRPDMQVAAEAVLAGQGPSAIVAIQPSTGEVLAAASSTAGEGLSTATTGQYAPGSTFKVATTLAMLRAGLTPDTTVACPPTITVEGREFQNVPGYPTAALGDVPLRTAFANSCNTAMIGQRDTVTQQALHDAAASLGLGVESELGAPAFLGDVPTDAQGTEHAASMIGQGKVQASPLAMATVAASVAAGRTVSPVLVHPDVQTVADEEPAGTLTEEEAATLRGLMRAVVTEGSASILQDLPSEPGAKTGTAQYGDGSQSHAWMIATQGDLAVAVFVETGEGGAVTAGPLMHAFLDAPNA, translated from the coding sequence GTGAGCAGCGTCGCGCACGACCACGGCCGGACGACCAGGCAGGGGCGCCCTCGCCTCCGGCGCCGGGGCGTGCGCTGGGCGAGCGCCGCGGCGCTCGCGCCCGTCCTCGCCCTGCCGCTCGCGGCGTGCACTCCCGACCGGCCGGAGGCGAAGGACGCGGCGGCCGCGCTCGCGCAGGCGATCGAGGCGGGCGACGTGAGCGGGCTGGAGTTCCGCAACGGCGCCGCGAAGGACGTCCAGGGTCACCTCGAGGCGGTGCTCGAGCCGCTCGCACCGTTCGAGCGCACGGTCGAGGTCTCGGCGGTCGACGTGGTCGAGGAGGGCGACGACGCGGGCGACCGCGCGACGGCGACGCTCGCCTACACCTGGGAGGTCGCGGGCGAGCAGGCCTGGGAGTACACGACGACGGCGGAGCTGACGTTCGCGGAGGCGTCCGGCGGCGAGGAGGGCCCCGGGGCCTGGGACGTCGTGTGGGAGCCGGACGTGCTCGTCCCCGAGCTCGGCCAGGGTGACCGGATCGCCGTGAACCGGGTCGCCGCCGTGCGGGCGGGCATCCTCGGCGCCGCCGACGTCCCGATCGTCCAGGACCGCCCGGTCTACCGGATCGGCGTCGACAAGACGCTGGTGGCCTCGGGCGCGTGGGACCGGGCGGCACGGGACCTCGCCGGCGTCGTCGGCCTCGACCCCGAGGAGTACGCGCAGCGCGTCGTCGGCGCGGGCGAGAAGGCCTTCGTCGAGGCGATCACCGTCCGGACGGAGGACACGGCGGGCGTCGACGTGGAGGCGGCGCGGGCCGTCGACGGCGTCCGCGTGGTCGACGACGAGATGCCGCTCGCGCCGACGCGCGAGTTCGCGCGACCGATCCTCGGCCGTGTGGGGGACGCGACGGCCGAGATCGTCGAGGAGTCCGAGGGCGCGGTCGCGGCGGGCGACCAGGTCGGGCTCTCCGGTCTGCAGCGCCAGTACGACGAGCAGCTCCGGGGCGTCCCGGGCCTGTCGATCGAGATCGTGCCGGGCGAGGGTGCGGAGGGCGAGCCGACCGAGGTCTTCGCGGTCGACCCGGTGGACGGCACCCCGCTGAGCACGACCCTCCGGCCCGACATGCAGGTGGCCGCCGAGGCGGTGCTCGCGGGGCAGGGACCGAGCGCGATCGTCGCGATCCAGCCGTCGACGGGCGAGGTGCTGGCCGCGGCGAGCTCGACCGCGGGGGAGGGGCTCTCGACCGCGACGACCGGCCAGTACGCGCCGGGCTCGACGTTCAAGGTCGCGACGACCCTCGCGATGCTGCGCGCGGGGCTCACGCCCGACACGACCGTCGCGTGCCCGCCCACGATCACGGTCGAGGGTCGCGAGTTCCAGAACGTCCCGGGGTACCCGACGGCGGCGCTCGGCGACGTCCCACTGCGCACCGCGTTCGCGAACTCGTGCAACACCGCGATGATCGGGCAGCGGGACACGGTCACGCAGCAGGCGCTGCACGACGCCGCGGCGTCGCTCGGGCTCGGTGTCGAGTCCGAGCTGGGGGCACCCGCGTTCCTCGGCGACGTGCCGACCGACGCGCAGGGCACCGAGCACGCGGCGTCGATGATCGGGCAGGGCAAGGTCCAGGCCTCGCCGCTCGCGATGGCGACCGTGGCGGCGAGCGTCGCCGCCGGGCGCACGGTGTCGCCCGTCCTCGTGCACCCGGACGTGCAGACCGTCGCCGACGAGGAGCCCGCCGGGACCCTCACCGAGGAGGAGGCGGCGACGCTGCGCGGCCTCATGCGCGCCGTCGTCACCGAGGGATCGGCGTCGATCCTCCAGGACCTCCCGAGCGAGCCCGGCGCGAAGACGGGGACCGCGCAGTACGGCGACGGCAGCCAGTCGCACGCGTGGATGATCGCGACCCAGGGCGACCTCGCGGTGGCCGTGTTCGTCGAGACGGGCGAGGGCGGCGCCGTCACCGCGGGCCCCCTGATGCACGCCTTCCTCGACGCACCCAACGCCTGA
- a CDS encoding carboxymuconolactone decarboxylase family protein has translation MTTRVPPTEVTGLYGSLVKRATRSMFGEVPESIGVLWHHPAVFKDLMGVGRKSEKWDRLDPNLATFAAMASAATIGCEFCLDLHYFRSRNEGLDEVKAREVPRWRESALFTPVERRVLEYAEAMCQTPPTVTDELSAALLDDLGPAGLVELAARVGLMNATARSNIALGIRSEHFAASCGLPPLAPRSLAAAPAVGSDA, from the coding sequence ATGACGACACGAGTGCCGCCTACCGAGGTCACCGGGCTCTACGGCTCCCTGGTCAAGCGCGCGACCCGCTCGATGTTCGGCGAGGTGCCGGAGTCGATCGGCGTGCTCTGGCACCACCCCGCGGTCTTCAAGGACCTCATGGGGGTGGGGCGGAAGTCCGAGAAGTGGGACCGGCTCGACCCGAACCTCGCGACGTTCGCGGCCATGGCGTCCGCGGCGACCATCGGCTGCGAGTTCTGCCTCGACCTGCACTACTTCCGGTCCCGGAACGAGGGGCTGGACGAGGTGAAGGCGCGCGAGGTTCCTCGCTGGCGCGAGTCGGCGCTGTTCACGCCCGTCGAGCGGCGGGTGCTGGAGTACGCGGAGGCGATGTGCCAGACGCCCCCGACCGTGACGGACGAGCTGTCCGCCGCGCTCCTCGACGACCTCGGGCCGGCCGGGCTCGTCGAGCTCGCCGCCCGTGTCGGGCTGATGAACGCCACGGCACGCTCCAACATCGCGCTCGGCATCAGGTCCGAGCACTTCGCGGCGTCGTGCGGGCTGCCCCCGCTCGCGCCCCGGTCGCTCGCGGCGGCTCCGGCCGTAGGGTCGGACGCATGA